From the genome of Phalacrocorax aristotelis chromosome 15, bGulAri2.1, whole genome shotgun sequence, one region includes:
- the INPP5J gene encoding phosphatidylinositol 4,5-bisphosphate 5-phosphatase A isoform X1 yields MEPARRGSADHGSAAASGPRPGPPRGSVTAASPARPVPFGPGGSARPQPDGGAPAAPFLGGGVPGVRRSSRTDTPCDPFPYGCSRVGGAQRGAPEERAPGRAAQPLSLEVGRAQPEGAGGPHAFALPTLLPPSPGAPPARPAVPPSPAAPGRPSFAELGPLEHAAPGKPLPAERREMLPKAESSDHISAWAGSSPRAAGLPKAVSSEFIAGGRVGLSKPVALSKPEPDELSLFGRSLGLPSSSDSCDALLGCSARVPEDGSFRITVVTWNVGTAMPPNDVTSLLHLNTGETNDADVIAIGLQEVNSKINKRLKDALFTDQWSELFMDVLSPFHFVLVSTVRMQGVILLVFAKYYHLPFLQDIQTDCTRTGLGGYWGNKGGVSVRLSIFGHMVCFLNCHLPAHLEKAEQRKEDFATILHMQQFEGHTASGILDHDLVFWFGDLNFRIESLDIRFVKYAIDSNILSQLWEKDQLNIAKSTWPVLSGFQEGPLNFPPTFKFDVGTNKYDSSAKKRKPAWTDRILWKIKSPSVGLGAGGRRPSQGVLSVSQLCYCSHMEYTVSDHKPVVAIFAVQFASKADKPPVEIYVADEWSRPEQAVVRYKMAVGFHRSSWDWIGLYRVGFRHPKDYVSYVWARSDDGERCLEKQLCAQVMFSEEALPKGKGEYILGYYSNTSSSIAGVTEPFQISLPRSEEGSSPTDSSGSSSEEEDDSTLVLLAPKSRSPSPGKMKRHRSRSPSLAKFQGLILRPSSRDRGTSRSPSPQSRRGLPGDIPTIHLPKEEPGHRGAKAKEPGRAADSQEGSSFYQTVREQGSPRSVSTDSPLARADPRNLGLLPALRLEMVDQAMGRRRESVDQGYPCRRMSPTSPLGCSTSPKEGSNPQELDSHSCAMGR; encoded by the exons ATGGAGCCGGCCCGGCGCGGCAGCGCGGACCATGGCTCGGCCGCCGCCTCGGGGCCGCGCCCCGGGCCCCCGCGGGGCTCCGTGACCGCCGCCTCCCCCGCGCGGCCGGTGCCCTTCGGTCCCGGGGGCTCGGCCCGACCCCAGCCCGACGGCGGGGCCCCGGCGGCGCCTTTCCTCGGGGGCGGCGTCCCGGGTGTCCGCAGGAGCTCCCGGACGGACACCCCTTGCGACCCCTTCCCCTACGGCTGCTCCCGGGTCGGGGGCGCGCAGCGCGGCGCTCCCGAGGAGCGGGCCCCGGGCCGGGCTGCCCAGCCCCTGTCGCTGGAGGtcggccgggcccagcccgaAGGGGCCGGCGGGCCCCACGCCTTCGCGCTGCCcaccctgctgccccccagccccggcgcccCGCCGGCTCGCCCCGCCGTGCCCCCCTCGCCGGCGGCGCCCGGCCGGCCCTCCTTTGCCGAGCTCGGTCCTCTGGAGCACGCCGCCCCCGGCAAGCCGCTGCCCGCCGAGCGCAGGGAGATGCTCCCCAAGGCAGAGTCCAGCGACCACATCTCGGCCTGGGCGGGCTCCTCGCCCAGGGCCGCTGGCCTGCCCAAAGCCGTCTCCAGCGAGTTCATCGCCGGCGGGCGGGTGGGCCTGTCCAAGCCTGTGGCCCTCTCCAAACCGGAGCCGGACGAGCTCTCCCTCTTCGGTAGGTCCCTTGGCCTGCCAAGCTCCAGCGACTCCTGCGATGCACTTCTCGGCTGCTCAGCAAGGGTCCCGGAGGATGGCTCGTTCCG CATCACAGTGGTCACCTGGAACGTGGGCACAGCCATGCCCCCGAACGATGTGACATCCCTGCTGCACCTCAACACTGGCGAGACAAATGATGCAGACGTGATTGCCATTGG GCTGCAAGAGGTGAACTCTAAGATAAACAAGCGCCTGAAGGATGCCCTCTTCACAGATCAGTGGAGTGAGCTCTTCATGGATGTGCTGAGCCCCTTCCACTTTGTCCTG GTCAGCACTGTGCGGATGCAAGGTGTGATCCTACTGGTATTTGCCAAGTACTACCACCTCCCCTTCCTGCAGGACATCCAGACAGACTGCACGAGGACGGGGCTGGGAGGCTACTGG GGCAACAAGGGTGGGGTGAGCGTTCGTCTGTCCATCTTCGGCCACATGGTCTGCTTCCTGAACTGTCACCTGCCAGCACACCTGGAGAAGGCGGAGCAGCGCAAGGAGGACTTTGCCACCATACTGCACATGCAGCAGTTTGAGGGACATACAGCCAGTGGCATCCTGGACCATGA CCTTGTGTTCTGGTTTGGAGATCTCAACTTCCGCATCGAGAGCCTTGACATCCGATTTGTGAAGTATGCCATCGACAGCAACATCCTGAGCCAGCTCTGGGAGAAGGACCAG CTGAACATTGCCAAGAGCACCTGGCCAGTCCTCAGTGGCTTTCAGGAGGGACCCCTGAACTTTCCACCCACCTTTAAGTTTGATGTGGGCACCAACAAGTATGACAGCAG TGCCAAGAAGCGAAAACCTGCCTGGACTGACCGCATCCTCTGGAAGATCAAATCTCCCAGTGTCGGGCTTGGTGCAGGTGGGCGCCGGCCCAGCCAGGGTGTCCTGTCGGTGAGCCAGCTCTGCTACTGCAGCCACATGGAGTACACCGTCAGTGACCACAAGCCAGTAGTTGCCATCTTTGCAGTGCAG TTTGCTTCCAAGGCAGACAAGCCCCCAGTTGAGATTTATGTGGCTGACGAATGGAGCAGGCCTGAGCAAGCAGTTGTCAGGTACAAGATGGCTGTTGGCTTCCACCGGAGCTCCTGGGACTGGATAGGACTCTACCGG GTGGGCTTTCGGCATCCTAAAGACTATGTGTCCTATGTCTGGGCCAGGAGCGATGATGGAGAGCGCTGCCTAGAGAAGCAACTGTGTGCACAG GTGATGTTCTCAGAGGAGGCACTGCCCAAGGGGAAGGGCGAGTACATCCTTGGATACTACAGCAACACCTCTAGCAGCATTGCTGGTGTGACTGAGCCCTTCCAG ATCTCCCTGCCCAGAtcagaggagggcagcagccccacagacagctcaggcagcagctcagaagaggaggatgaCAGCACACTTGTTCTGCTGGCCCCCAAATCCCGTAGCCCCAGCCCGGGCAAGATGAAACGGCACCGGAGCCGAAGCCCCAGCCTAGCCAAGTTCCAGGGCCTCATCCTGCGGCCATCAAGCCGGGACAGGGGTACAAGCCGCAGCCCTTCACCCCAGAGCCGCCGAGGTCTCCCCGGGGACATCCCCACCATACACCTGCCCAAAGAGGAGCCGGGGCACCGTGGAGCCAAAGCCAAGGAGCCAGGGCGGGCAGCTGACAGCCAGGAGGGCAGCTCCTTCTACCAGACTGTACGGGAGCAGGGTAGCCCCCGGAGTGTCTCTACTGACAGCCCCCTGGCCAGGGCTGACCCCAGGAACCTGGGCCTGCTGCCTGCACTCCGCCTGGAGATGGTAGACCAGGCCATGGGCCGGCGGAGGGAGAGTGTGGACCAGGGCTACCCCTGCCGGAGGATgagccccaccagccccctgggctgcagcacctcCCCAAAGGAGGGGAGCAACCCCCAGGAGCTGGACAGCCATAGCTGTGCCATGGGCCGCTGA
- the PLA2G3 gene encoding group 3 secretory phospholipase A2, producing the protein MWARAALACAALACAAVCACARAWPGGTVCARRVAGAGGARYVAFLSGGGPAALVESTWAGGDRLRACWARRDPRLARAFRAACARRPPPAPGAPLRRDLAALWRRRAACTDPAAPGGSTPRRRRRRGWTLPGTLWCGAGDSAGNTSELGLFRGPDGCCREHDQCSAQIAALQFNYGIRNYRLHTVSHCDCDARFRQCLLALNDTISNIIGVTFFNLLEVPCFVLEESEECVQWQWWGGCERYGVVPLARMVQQSQYHYSLPAEEMGSPAVRPLGRGRKSSRAGRKRLRQRLGQNPTLRQAWRPVTAQQPRGPGTLSPVSTRDKAEPTTRHPTAQWRLDHSPPTAMTMLEQDLAGGRRALGGGQQVAGGSAYPACKAHPEDGSIGSSPAAERCGATPVPAVGRRRQQGRGRACRCYKHLDKCEHRIAPHEVKYQLHNVDTRTLFHCNCTRRLARFLRRAKDLSDTEVAALANHIATGCFVLEPPTDCSLGEGPQHNCSIVTRAVLVPAQHLRKTLRRWGPLHVTSKAEHPDWKTQDNGSTLYERCLQLALEQKLGTQHHTVPR; encoded by the exons ATGTGGGCGCGCGCGGCGCTGGCCTGCGCGGCGCTGGCCTGCGCGGCGGTGTGCGCTTGCGCGCGCGCCTGGCCCGGCGGCACCGTGTGCGCGCGGCGGGTGGCGGGCGCGGGTGGCGCGCGCTACGTGGCCTTCCtgagcggcggcggcccggccgCGCTGGTGGAGAGCACCTGGGCCGGGGGCGACCGCCTCCGCGCGTGCTGGGCCCGCCGCGACCCGCGCCTGGCCCGCGCCTtccgcgccgcctgcgcgcgccgcccgccccccgcccccggcgccCCGCTGCGGCGGGACCTGGCCGCGCTCTGGCGGCGCCGCGCTGCTTGCACCGACCCCGCGGCGCCGGGAGGGAGcacgccccgccgccgccgccggcggggctggACGCTACCGGGCACACTGTGGTGCGGAGCCGGTGATTCGGCGGGCAACACCAGCGAGCTGG GTCTCTTCCGCGGCCCCGACGGCTGCTGCCGGGAGCACGACCAGTGTTCGGCGCAGATCGCGGCGCTGCAGTTCAACTACGGCATCCGCAACTACCGCCTGCACACCGTCTCCCACTGCGACTGCGACGCTAG GTTCCGGCAGTGCCTGCTGGCCCTCAACGACACCATCTCCAACATCATCGGCGTCACCTTTTTCAACCTGCTGGAGGTGCCGTGCTTCGTGCTGGAGGAGAGCGAGGAGTGCGTCCAGTGGCAGTGGTGGGGAGG GTGTGAGCGTTACGGTGTAGTACCCCTGGCCAGGATGGTGCAGCAGAGTCAGTACCACTACAGCTTGCCTGCAGAGGAGATGGGCAGCCCTGCTGTGCGGCCCctgggcaggggaaggaagTCCTCTAGAGCAGGGCGCAAGCGGCTCCGACAGAGACTGGGGCAAAACCCCACGCTCCGCCAGGCATGGAGACCTGTGACAGCCCAGCAGCCGCGGGGCCCAGGTACCTTGTCCCCTGTGTCCACCAGGGACAAGGCTGAGCCCACAACCAGGCACCCGACAGCGCAGTGGAGGCTGGACCACAGCCCCCCAACAGCAATGACCATGTTGGAACAGGACCTTGCTGGAGGAAGGCGAGCGCtgggaggagggcagcaggTGGCTGGGGGCTCGGCATACCCTGCCTGCAAGGCTCACCCTGAAGATGGCAGCATCGGATCCAGCCCGGCTGCGGAGCGGTGCGGAGCCACCCCGGTGCCTGCTGTGGGGAGGCGCAGGCAGCAGG GCCGGGGCAGGGCGTGCAGGTGCTACAAGCACCTGGATAAATGTGAGCACCGGATTGCACCCCATGAGGTGAAGTACCAGCTGCACAACGTGGACACCCGGACGCTCTTCCACTGCAACTGCACTCGCAG GCTGGCGCGGTTCCTGCGCAGAGCGAAGGACCTCAGTGACACGGAGGTGGCTGCCCTGGCCAACCACATTGCCACGGGCTGCTTTGTTCTGGAGCCACCCACTGACTGCAGCCTGGGAGAGGGGCCACAGCACAA CTGTAGCATAGTGACCCGGGCTGTGCTAGTGCCCGCACAGCATCTCAGAAAGACCCTGAGGCGCTGGGGTCCTCTGCATGTGACCTCCAAGGCTGAGCATCCAGACTGGAAGACACAGGACAATGGCAGCACCCTCTATGAGCGATGCCTGCAGCTGGCCTTGGAGCAGAAGCTGGGCACCCAGCACCACACAGTGCCCCGATGA
- the INPP5J gene encoding phosphatidylinositol 4,5-bisphosphate 5-phosphatase A isoform X2 translates to MEPARRGSADHGSAAASGPRPGPPRGSVTAASPARPVPFGPGGSARPQPDGGAPAAPFLGGGVPGVRRSSRTDTPCDPFPYGCSRVGGAQRGAPEERAPGRAAQPLSLEVGRAQPEGAGGPHAFALPTLLPPSPGAPPARPAVPPSPAAPGRPSFAELGPLEHAAPGKPLPAERREMLPKAESSDHISAWAGSSPRAAGLPKAVSSEFIAGGRVGLSKPVALSKPEPDELSLFGRSLGLPSSSDSCDALLGCSARVPEDGSFRITVVTWNVGTAMPPNDVTSLLHLNTGETNDADVIAIGLQEVNSKINKRLKDALFTDQWSELFMDVLSPFHFVLVSTVRMQGVILLVFAKYYHLPFLQDIQTDCTRTGLGGYWGNKGGVSVRLSIFGHMVCFLNCHLPAHLEKAEQRKEDFATILHMQQFEGHTASGILDHDLVFWFGDLNFRIESLDIRFVKYAIDSNILSQLWEKDQLNIAKSTWPVLSGFQEGPLNFPPTFKFDVGTNKYDSSAKKRKPAWTDRILWKIKSPSVGLGAGGRRPSQGVLSVSQLCYCSHMEYTVSDHKPVVAIFAVQFASKADKPPVEIYVADEWSRPEQAVVRYKMAVGFHRSSWDWIGLYRVGFRHPKDYVSYVWARSDDGERCLEKQLCAQISLPRSEEGSSPTDSSGSSSEEEDDSTLVLLAPKSRSPSPGKMKRHRSRSPSLAKFQGLILRPSSRDRGTSRSPSPQSRRGLPGDIPTIHLPKEEPGHRGAKAKEPGRAADSQEGSSFYQTVREQGSPRSVSTDSPLARADPRNLGLLPALRLEMVDQAMGRRRESVDQGYPCRRMSPTSPLGCSTSPKEGSNPQELDSHSCAMGR, encoded by the exons ATGGAGCCGGCCCGGCGCGGCAGCGCGGACCATGGCTCGGCCGCCGCCTCGGGGCCGCGCCCCGGGCCCCCGCGGGGCTCCGTGACCGCCGCCTCCCCCGCGCGGCCGGTGCCCTTCGGTCCCGGGGGCTCGGCCCGACCCCAGCCCGACGGCGGGGCCCCGGCGGCGCCTTTCCTCGGGGGCGGCGTCCCGGGTGTCCGCAGGAGCTCCCGGACGGACACCCCTTGCGACCCCTTCCCCTACGGCTGCTCCCGGGTCGGGGGCGCGCAGCGCGGCGCTCCCGAGGAGCGGGCCCCGGGCCGGGCTGCCCAGCCCCTGTCGCTGGAGGtcggccgggcccagcccgaAGGGGCCGGCGGGCCCCACGCCTTCGCGCTGCCcaccctgctgccccccagccccggcgcccCGCCGGCTCGCCCCGCCGTGCCCCCCTCGCCGGCGGCGCCCGGCCGGCCCTCCTTTGCCGAGCTCGGTCCTCTGGAGCACGCCGCCCCCGGCAAGCCGCTGCCCGCCGAGCGCAGGGAGATGCTCCCCAAGGCAGAGTCCAGCGACCACATCTCGGCCTGGGCGGGCTCCTCGCCCAGGGCCGCTGGCCTGCCCAAAGCCGTCTCCAGCGAGTTCATCGCCGGCGGGCGGGTGGGCCTGTCCAAGCCTGTGGCCCTCTCCAAACCGGAGCCGGACGAGCTCTCCCTCTTCGGTAGGTCCCTTGGCCTGCCAAGCTCCAGCGACTCCTGCGATGCACTTCTCGGCTGCTCAGCAAGGGTCCCGGAGGATGGCTCGTTCCG CATCACAGTGGTCACCTGGAACGTGGGCACAGCCATGCCCCCGAACGATGTGACATCCCTGCTGCACCTCAACACTGGCGAGACAAATGATGCAGACGTGATTGCCATTGG GCTGCAAGAGGTGAACTCTAAGATAAACAAGCGCCTGAAGGATGCCCTCTTCACAGATCAGTGGAGTGAGCTCTTCATGGATGTGCTGAGCCCCTTCCACTTTGTCCTG GTCAGCACTGTGCGGATGCAAGGTGTGATCCTACTGGTATTTGCCAAGTACTACCACCTCCCCTTCCTGCAGGACATCCAGACAGACTGCACGAGGACGGGGCTGGGAGGCTACTGG GGCAACAAGGGTGGGGTGAGCGTTCGTCTGTCCATCTTCGGCCACATGGTCTGCTTCCTGAACTGTCACCTGCCAGCACACCTGGAGAAGGCGGAGCAGCGCAAGGAGGACTTTGCCACCATACTGCACATGCAGCAGTTTGAGGGACATACAGCCAGTGGCATCCTGGACCATGA CCTTGTGTTCTGGTTTGGAGATCTCAACTTCCGCATCGAGAGCCTTGACATCCGATTTGTGAAGTATGCCATCGACAGCAACATCCTGAGCCAGCTCTGGGAGAAGGACCAG CTGAACATTGCCAAGAGCACCTGGCCAGTCCTCAGTGGCTTTCAGGAGGGACCCCTGAACTTTCCACCCACCTTTAAGTTTGATGTGGGCACCAACAAGTATGACAGCAG TGCCAAGAAGCGAAAACCTGCCTGGACTGACCGCATCCTCTGGAAGATCAAATCTCCCAGTGTCGGGCTTGGTGCAGGTGGGCGCCGGCCCAGCCAGGGTGTCCTGTCGGTGAGCCAGCTCTGCTACTGCAGCCACATGGAGTACACCGTCAGTGACCACAAGCCAGTAGTTGCCATCTTTGCAGTGCAG TTTGCTTCCAAGGCAGACAAGCCCCCAGTTGAGATTTATGTGGCTGACGAATGGAGCAGGCCTGAGCAAGCAGTTGTCAGGTACAAGATGGCTGTTGGCTTCCACCGGAGCTCCTGGGACTGGATAGGACTCTACCGG GTGGGCTTTCGGCATCCTAAAGACTATGTGTCCTATGTCTGGGCCAGGAGCGATGATGGAGAGCGCTGCCTAGAGAAGCAACTGTGTGCACAG ATCTCCCTGCCCAGAtcagaggagggcagcagccccacagacagctcaggcagcagctcagaagaggaggatgaCAGCACACTTGTTCTGCTGGCCCCCAAATCCCGTAGCCCCAGCCCGGGCAAGATGAAACGGCACCGGAGCCGAAGCCCCAGCCTAGCCAAGTTCCAGGGCCTCATCCTGCGGCCATCAAGCCGGGACAGGGGTACAAGCCGCAGCCCTTCACCCCAGAGCCGCCGAGGTCTCCCCGGGGACATCCCCACCATACACCTGCCCAAAGAGGAGCCGGGGCACCGTGGAGCCAAAGCCAAGGAGCCAGGGCGGGCAGCTGACAGCCAGGAGGGCAGCTCCTTCTACCAGACTGTACGGGAGCAGGGTAGCCCCCGGAGTGTCTCTACTGACAGCCCCCTGGCCAGGGCTGACCCCAGGAACCTGGGCCTGCTGCCTGCACTCCGCCTGGAGATGGTAGACCAGGCCATGGGCCGGCGGAGGGAGAGTGTGGACCAGGGCTACCCCTGCCGGAGGATgagccccaccagccccctgggctgcagcacctcCCCAAAGGAGGGGAGCAACCCCCAGGAGCTGGACAGCCATAGCTGTGCCATGGGCCGCTGA
- the SELENOM gene encoding selenoprotein M, with the protein MLRALLLSLLVAALAAGGGPGPPRLREAELRDLARGKVETCGGURLNRLREVKAFVTQDIPLYHNLEMKHLPGADPELVLLSHQYEELERIPLSDMTREEINQLVQELGFYRKETPDAPVPEEFQFAPARPLPTLPPHQAPTTDGKTPPEREGEHPDL; encoded by the exons aTGCTGCGGGCGCTGTTGCTGTCGCTGCTGGTGGCGGCgctggcggcggggggcggcccgggACCCCCCCGGCTCCGCGAGGCCGAGCTGCGGGACCTGGCCCGGGGCAAGGTGGAG ACCTGTGGCGGGTGACGGCTGAACCGCCTGAGGGAG GTGAAGGCCTTCGTCACGCAGGACATCCCCCTCTA TCATAACCTGGAGATGAAGCACCTGCCCGGTGCTGACCCCGAGCTTGTGCTCCTCAGCCACCAATACGAGGAGCTGGAG AGAATCCCCCTGAGCGACATGACCCGGGAGGAGATTAACCAGCTGGTGCAGGAACTGGGCTTCTACCGCAAGGAGACACCTGATGCTCCCGTGCCTGAAGAGTTCCAGTTTGCCCCTGCCAGGCCTCTGCCCACCCTGCCACCACACCAAGCTCCCACGActgatggcaaaaccccacctGAACGTGAGGGAGAGCACCCAGACCTGTAG
- the INPP5J gene encoding phosphatidylinositol 4,5-bisphosphate 5-phosphatase A isoform X3 has translation MEPARRGSADHGSAAASGPRPGPPRGSVTAASPARPVPFGPGGSARPQPDGGAPAAPFLGGGVPGVRRSSRTDTPCDPFPYGCSRVGGAQRGAPEERAPGRAAQPLSLEVGRAQPEGAGGPHAFALPTLLPPSPGAPPARPAVPPSPAAPGRPSFAELGPLEHAAPGKPLPAERREMLPKAESSDHISAWAGSSPRAAGLPKAVSSEFIAGGRVGLSKPVALSKPEPDELSLFGRSLGLPSSSDSCDALLGCSARVPEDGSFRITVVTWNVGTAMPPNDVTSLLHLNTGETNDADVIAIGLQEVNSKINKRLKDALFTDQWSELFMDVLSPFHFVLVSTVRMQGVILLVFAKYYHLPFLQDIQTDCTRTGLGGYWGNKGGVSVRLSIFGHMVCFLNCHLPAHLEKAEQRKEDFATILHMQQFEGHTASGILDHDLVFWFGDLNFRIESLDIRFVKYAIDSNILSQLWEKDQLNIAKSTWPVLSGFQEGPLNFPPTFKFDVGTNKYDSSAKKRKPAWTDRILWKIKSPSVGLGAGGRRPSQGVLSVSQLCYCSHMEYTVSDHKPVVAIFAVQFASKADKPPVEIYVADEWSRPEQAVVRYKMAVGFHRSSWDWIGLYRVGFRHPKDYVSYVWARSDDGERCLEKQLCAQVMFSEEALPKGKGEYILGYYSNTSSSIAGVTEPFQPPVRISQQC, from the exons ATGGAGCCGGCCCGGCGCGGCAGCGCGGACCATGGCTCGGCCGCCGCCTCGGGGCCGCGCCCCGGGCCCCCGCGGGGCTCCGTGACCGCCGCCTCCCCCGCGCGGCCGGTGCCCTTCGGTCCCGGGGGCTCGGCCCGACCCCAGCCCGACGGCGGGGCCCCGGCGGCGCCTTTCCTCGGGGGCGGCGTCCCGGGTGTCCGCAGGAGCTCCCGGACGGACACCCCTTGCGACCCCTTCCCCTACGGCTGCTCCCGGGTCGGGGGCGCGCAGCGCGGCGCTCCCGAGGAGCGGGCCCCGGGCCGGGCTGCCCAGCCCCTGTCGCTGGAGGtcggccgggcccagcccgaAGGGGCCGGCGGGCCCCACGCCTTCGCGCTGCCcaccctgctgccccccagccccggcgcccCGCCGGCTCGCCCCGCCGTGCCCCCCTCGCCGGCGGCGCCCGGCCGGCCCTCCTTTGCCGAGCTCGGTCCTCTGGAGCACGCCGCCCCCGGCAAGCCGCTGCCCGCCGAGCGCAGGGAGATGCTCCCCAAGGCAGAGTCCAGCGACCACATCTCGGCCTGGGCGGGCTCCTCGCCCAGGGCCGCTGGCCTGCCCAAAGCCGTCTCCAGCGAGTTCATCGCCGGCGGGCGGGTGGGCCTGTCCAAGCCTGTGGCCCTCTCCAAACCGGAGCCGGACGAGCTCTCCCTCTTCGGTAGGTCCCTTGGCCTGCCAAGCTCCAGCGACTCCTGCGATGCACTTCTCGGCTGCTCAGCAAGGGTCCCGGAGGATGGCTCGTTCCG CATCACAGTGGTCACCTGGAACGTGGGCACAGCCATGCCCCCGAACGATGTGACATCCCTGCTGCACCTCAACACTGGCGAGACAAATGATGCAGACGTGATTGCCATTGG GCTGCAAGAGGTGAACTCTAAGATAAACAAGCGCCTGAAGGATGCCCTCTTCACAGATCAGTGGAGTGAGCTCTTCATGGATGTGCTGAGCCCCTTCCACTTTGTCCTG GTCAGCACTGTGCGGATGCAAGGTGTGATCCTACTGGTATTTGCCAAGTACTACCACCTCCCCTTCCTGCAGGACATCCAGACAGACTGCACGAGGACGGGGCTGGGAGGCTACTGG GGCAACAAGGGTGGGGTGAGCGTTCGTCTGTCCATCTTCGGCCACATGGTCTGCTTCCTGAACTGTCACCTGCCAGCACACCTGGAGAAGGCGGAGCAGCGCAAGGAGGACTTTGCCACCATACTGCACATGCAGCAGTTTGAGGGACATACAGCCAGTGGCATCCTGGACCATGA CCTTGTGTTCTGGTTTGGAGATCTCAACTTCCGCATCGAGAGCCTTGACATCCGATTTGTGAAGTATGCCATCGACAGCAACATCCTGAGCCAGCTCTGGGAGAAGGACCAG CTGAACATTGCCAAGAGCACCTGGCCAGTCCTCAGTGGCTTTCAGGAGGGACCCCTGAACTTTCCACCCACCTTTAAGTTTGATGTGGGCACCAACAAGTATGACAGCAG TGCCAAGAAGCGAAAACCTGCCTGGACTGACCGCATCCTCTGGAAGATCAAATCTCCCAGTGTCGGGCTTGGTGCAGGTGGGCGCCGGCCCAGCCAGGGTGTCCTGTCGGTGAGCCAGCTCTGCTACTGCAGCCACATGGAGTACACCGTCAGTGACCACAAGCCAGTAGTTGCCATCTTTGCAGTGCAG TTTGCTTCCAAGGCAGACAAGCCCCCAGTTGAGATTTATGTGGCTGACGAATGGAGCAGGCCTGAGCAAGCAGTTGTCAGGTACAAGATGGCTGTTGGCTTCCACCGGAGCTCCTGGGACTGGATAGGACTCTACCGG GTGGGCTTTCGGCATCCTAAAGACTATGTGTCCTATGTCTGGGCCAGGAGCGATGATGGAGAGCGCTGCCTAGAGAAGCAACTGTGTGCACAG GTGATGTTCTCAGAGGAGGCACTGCCCAAGGGGAAGGGCGAGTACATCCTTGGATACTACAGCAACACCTCTAGCAGCATTGCTGGTGTGACTGAGCCCTTCCAG CCCCCTGTGAGGATCAGCCAGCAGTGCTGA